A genomic region of bacterium contains the following coding sequences:
- a CDS encoding zinc-dependent metalloprotease: protein MVVTADPVDWRLAERVAKRVGGHEPFLDSYHYRGLSPELTELTAQAEELVAAETGLKSMSGAARAQVTTRAGWVAANVASFQRLLRPVTDKMAERVSQSWFAPVAQRVSGTEMGAVLGWMSTRVLGQYDLLIIEDDRPEDQDMVYYVGPNVMALEHKHGFDPHQFRLWLALHETTHRAQFTGIEWLRPYFLGLVQEALDAAEPDLEHFKQVAKQVLDARRRGEDPLADGGLPALLATPEQKAVLDRIGGMMSLLEGHGDITMDRAGANRIPDASRFARVLRHRRNSAKGVSKMVQRIVGIEAKLNQYAAGEAFIETVEARGGPELLNRVWESSDRLPTMTEIRNPQQWIDRVNGTPAEAAV, encoded by the coding sequence GTGGTTGTTACAGCCGATCCGGTCGACTGGCGTCTGGCTGAACGGGTAGCCAAAAGGGTCGGCGGCCACGAACCGTTTCTCGACTCCTACCACTACCGCGGCCTCTCCCCCGAGCTGACCGAGCTGACCGCCCAGGCCGAGGAACTGGTGGCCGCGGAAACGGGCTTGAAATCGATGTCCGGGGCGGCCCGGGCCCAGGTCACCACCAGGGCCGGTTGGGTGGCCGCCAATGTGGCCTCCTTCCAGCGGCTGCTGCGCCCGGTGACCGACAAGATGGCCGAACGGGTGTCGCAATCGTGGTTCGCCCCCGTGGCCCAGCGGGTAAGCGGCACCGAGATGGGGGCGGTGCTGGGGTGGATGTCCACCCGGGTACTGGGCCAGTACGACCTGCTCATCATCGAGGACGACCGGCCCGAAGACCAGGACATGGTGTACTACGTGGGGCCCAACGTGATGGCCCTCGAGCACAAGCACGGCTTCGACCCCCACCAGTTCCGGCTGTGGCTGGCACTGCACGAGACCACCCACCGGGCCCAGTTCACCGGCATCGAGTGGCTCCGCCCCTATTTCCTGGGCCTGGTGCAAGAGGCTCTCGACGCGGCCGAGCCCGACTTGGAGCACTTCAAGCAGGTGGCCAAGCAGGTGCTGGACGCCCGTCGGCGGGGCGAGGACCCGCTGGCCGACGGAGGCCTGCCGGCACTTCTGGCTACCCCCGAGCAGAAGGCGGTTCTGGATCGAATCGGCGGCATGATGAGCCTGCTCGAGGGCCATGGCGACATCACCATGGACCGGGCCGGCGCCAACCGCATTCCTGATGCCAGCCGGTTCGCCCGCGTGCTGCGCCACCGCCGCAACTCCGCCAAGGGGGTGTCCAAGATGGTGCAGCGCATCGTCGGCATCGAGGCCAAGCTGAACCAGTACGCCGCCGGCGAGGCGTTCATCGAGACGGTGGAGGCCCGGGGCGGGCCCGAGCTCTTGAACCGGGTGTGGGAGTCGTCCGACCGGCTGCCCACCATGACCGAGATCCGCAACCCCCAACAATGGATCGATCGGGTCAACGGCACCCCCGCCGAAGCGGCCGTTTGA
- the tilS gene encoding tRNA lysidine(34) synthetase TilS, which yields MSEEIFSEPAPEHAAVEIPELLSRCTFPPAGTVVDCAVSGGPDSLALLVLASEAGCGVTAWHVDHGLRPGSATEAEVVAQAANRWGAAFEARTAHCDPGPNLEARARAARYGVLPAGVLTGHTADDQAETVLLNLMRGAGLDGLAGIDPARRPLLGLRRRETQALCEAQGLEPVQDPSNLDPAHRRNRIRHELLPLLCDIAERDVVPIIARGASLTGGVRDLLDELASPIDPTDAKALAEAPEPLAQMALRRWIQRETDCDHPPDAAAVKRVMAVVRNEARSTEIGGGWRVTRSSQRLGLNK from the coding sequence TTGAGCGAGGAGATCTTTTCCGAACCGGCCCCTGAGCATGCGGCGGTCGAAATCCCCGAACTGCTGTCGCGCTGCACTTTCCCTCCCGCGGGCACCGTGGTGGATTGCGCGGTGTCGGGCGGGCCGGACTCACTGGCATTGCTGGTGCTGGCCTCAGAAGCGGGCTGTGGGGTGACCGCCTGGCATGTGGACCACGGGCTGCGACCGGGCTCGGCCACCGAAGCCGAGGTGGTGGCCCAGGCCGCAAACCGCTGGGGGGCGGCCTTCGAGGCCCGCACCGCCCACTGCGACCCCGGACCCAATCTGGAGGCCCGGGCCCGGGCCGCCCGCTACGGCGTGCTGCCTGCCGGCGTGCTCACCGGCCACACCGCCGACGACCAGGCCGAGACGGTGCTGTTGAACCTCATGCGGGGAGCAGGATTGGACGGCTTGGCCGGCATCGACCCGGCCCGCCGCCCGCTGCTGGGGCTGCGCCGACGCGAGACTCAGGCGCTGTGTGAGGCCCAAGGGCTGGAGCCGGTGCAAGACCCCTCCAACCTCGACCCTGCCCATCGCCGCAACCGCATCCGCCATGAGCTGCTGCCCTTGCTTTGCGACATCGCCGAACGCGATGTGGTGCCCATCATCGCCCGGGGCGCCAGCTTGACGGGCGGGGTGCGCGACTTGCTCGACGAGTTGGCCTCCCCCATCGACCCTACCGACGCCAAGGCGCTGGCCGAGGCCCCCGAGCCTCTGGCCCAGATGGCATTGCGCCGGTGGATCCAGCGCGAGACCGACTGCGACCACCCGCCTGACGCCGCCGCCGTCAAGCGAGTCATGGCCGTGGTTCGAAATGAAGCTCGATCCACCGAAATTGGCGGAGGCTGGCGGGTCACCCGATCTTCCCAACGGCTCGGCCTGAACAAGTAG
- the hpt gene encoding hypoxanthine phosphoribosyltransferase has protein sequence MSTAPDSGNGDPGPILISNDELTACIADLGTRITADYQGRAPLLVGVLKGAFMFMADLARAIELPVEFDFMAVSSYGSSTRTSGVVRIVKDLDLDLAGRDVILVEDIIDSGLTLNYLRKNLAARNPASMEVCALLVRKGRQYEDLDLRYVGFEIPPDFVVGYGLDVGERYRQLPHICQYQPNSNS, from the coding sequence GTGTCCACCGCGCCAGACAGCGGCAACGGCGATCCCGGCCCAATCCTCATCTCCAACGATGAGCTGACCGCCTGCATCGCCGACCTCGGCACCCGCATCACCGCTGACTACCAGGGCCGTGCTCCCCTGCTGGTGGGGGTGCTCAAGGGCGCCTTCATGTTTATGGCCGATCTGGCCCGGGCCATCGAACTGCCGGTGGAATTCGACTTCATGGCGGTGTCGTCGTACGGCAGCTCCACCCGCACCAGCGGAGTGGTGCGAATTGTCAAAGACCTCGACCTCGATCTGGCCGGGCGCGACGTGATTCTGGTGGAGGACATCATTGACAGCGGTCTGACCCTCAACTACCTCCGCAAGAATCTGGCCGCCCGCAACCCGGCCAGCATGGAAGTGTGCGCCCTGTTGGTGCGCAAGGGCCGCCAGTACGAAGACCTCGACCTGCGCTACGTGGGTTTCGAGATCCCGCCCGACTTCGTCGTGGGATACGGCCTCGATGTTGGCGAGCGCTACCGCCAACTTCCCCACATCTGCCAATATCAGCCGAACAGCAATTCATAG